A genomic segment from Daphnia pulex isolate KAP4 chromosome 5, ASM2113471v1 encodes:
- the LOC124193437 gene encoding snRNA-activating protein complex subunit 1-like produces the protein MLEEVIVPIGSANDCDILVEKFSKSESLSFADFAREWKASHFELIFCGRSSEELPLIASELLAIAKAILLNVNKEFASRVGALYLMYGLYFTQETKSKVRLTLSEFKEFTKFTTVLKEKKIIDAEFVFQKLFIGKAFLFCACSTPNKCIQMNQTCQSEEDIGNPMDENECRLIGCEGLSSNCLKNLDLAHCKYEEKKQIAGFITTPSSAAPSQHFPDEIRIILDDTDSEIAEMKSNGIKQGESTSDSGVVINQGVIRRGIVNSSFSQIRSRRMPVDVTSYDLTRKTKSKPDDSGNH, from the exons ATGTTGGAAGAGGTTATTGTTCCCATCGGAAGTGCTAATGATTGTGATATATTGgtcgaaaaattttcaaagtcaGAGAGCTTGAGCTTTGCCGACTTCGCACGTGAATGGAAAGCATCAcattttgaattaatattttg TGGAAGGAGTTCGGAAGAACTGCCACTGATTGCAAGTGAACTGTTAGCTATAGCAAAAGCTATACTTTTGAATGTAAATAAAGAGTTTGCATCCAGAGTTGGAGCACTCTACCTTATGTACGGATTGTACTTTACTCAAGAAACCAA ATCCAAAGTACGTTTAACTCTTAGTGAATTCAAAGAATTTACAAAGTTCACTACtgtattgaaagaaaagaagatcaTAGATgcggaatttgtttttcagaaaCTTTTTATTGGCAAAGCATTTTTGTTCTGTGCTTGCAGTACACCAAACAAG TGTATCCAAATGAATCAAACATGCCAGTCAGAAGAAGACATCGGAAATCCTATGGATGAGAATGAATGTAGATTGATTGGATGTGAGGGTTTGTCATCAAATTGTCTAAAAAATTTGGACCTTGCACACTGTAAATatgaagagaaaaagcagATAGCAG GATTTATAACAACTCCCTCGTCTGCTGCTCCCAGTCAACATTTTCCGGATGAAATTCGAATAATTCTAGATGACACCGATTCTGAAATTGCTGAAATGAAAAGCAATGGTATCAAGCAAGGAGAATCTACGAGCGATTCCGGAGTAGTAATAAATCAAG GAGTTATTCGAAGAGGAATAGTTAATTCTTCGTTTTCTCAAATCCGATCTCGTCGTATGCCTGTAGATGTTACGTCTTACGACTTGACCAGGAAAACGAAATCGAAGCCCGATGATTCAGGAAACCACTGA